In Thermococcus thioreducens, a genomic segment contains:
- a CDS encoding valine--tRNA ligase, producing the protein MLPKTYDPNEIEPKWQKFWLEEKIYKYELDEKRPSYAIDTPPPFTSGTLHLGHVLSHTWIDIIARYKRMTGYNVLFPQGFDNHGLPTELKVEKEFGISKDQPEKFLQKCVEWTWQAIEAMRNQFIRIGYSADWDLEYHTMDDWYKAAVQKSLLEFYEKGMLYRDKHPVYWCPRCRTSLAKAEVGYVEEDGYLYYIKLPLADGSGYVPIATTRPELMPACVAVFVHPDDERYKDVVGKKVKLPIFEREVPVIADEDVDPEFGTGAVYNCTYGDEQDVVWQKRYNLPVIIAINEDGTMNENAGPYKGLKTEEARKVIAEDLEKMGLLYKKQKVHHRVLRHTERSSCMAPIELLPKTQWFIRVKDFTDEIVKVAEEINWYPEDMFLRLKDWAESMDWDWVISRQRVFGTTLPFWVCKNGHVVPAREEDLPVDPRFDKPPVEKCPVCGAELEPVTDVLDCWIDSSITPLIITRWHEAIKGDEEAKRWFEHNFPTALRPQGTDIIRTWAFYTIFRTYKLTGEKPWDDVLINGMVAGPDGRKMSKSYGNVVAPDEVIPKYGADALRLWTALAPPGEDHPFKWEIVDYNYRFLQKVWNIYRFAERHLVDFDPSSAPEELEPIDRWILSRLHRLIKFAAEEMERYRFNLLTRELMTFVWHEVADDYIEMIKYRLYGDDEESKLKAKAALYELLYNVMLLLAPFAPHITEELYQEMFKRHVGVKSVHLLEWPKYDEGRISEEAERLGELAREIVGVMRRYKNSHGLALNAKLKHVAIYATDSYEALKAIEKDIAGTMNIEKLEIIQGEPELEERIIEIKPNFRTVGPRYGKLVPKITAYLKENAEEVARALKEAGKVEFEVEGQTVELGKEDIVLRKAVFSEGEEVETAVVGDAVVVFF; encoded by the coding sequence ATGCTTCCTAAGACCTACGACCCGAACGAGATTGAGCCGAAGTGGCAGAAGTTCTGGCTTGAGGAGAAAATCTACAAGTACGAGCTCGATGAGAAAAGACCGAGCTACGCGATAGACACCCCGCCCCCGTTCACGAGCGGAACGCTCCACCTCGGTCACGTGCTCAGCCACACCTGGATCGACATCATAGCGAGATATAAGAGAATGACCGGCTACAACGTGCTCTTCCCCCAGGGCTTTGACAACCACGGCCTCCCGACTGAGCTGAAGGTCGAAAAGGAGTTCGGAATCAGCAAAGACCAGCCGGAGAAATTCCTCCAGAAGTGCGTCGAATGGACCTGGCAGGCCATTGAGGCGATGAGAAACCAGTTCATTAGGATTGGCTATTCCGCCGACTGGGACCTTGAGTACCACACGATGGACGACTGGTACAAGGCTGCCGTGCAGAAGTCCCTCCTTGAGTTCTACGAGAAGGGCATGCTCTACCGCGACAAGCACCCGGTCTACTGGTGTCCAAGATGCAGGACAAGCCTCGCCAAAGCGGAGGTTGGCTACGTCGAGGAGGACGGCTACCTCTACTACATCAAACTCCCCTTAGCTGACGGCTCCGGCTACGTCCCCATAGCCACCACGAGGCCCGAGCTGATGCCTGCCTGTGTCGCTGTGTTCGTCCACCCGGACGACGAGCGCTACAAAGACGTGGTAGGTAAGAAGGTTAAGCTCCCGATATTCGAGAGGGAAGTGCCTGTTATAGCCGATGAGGACGTTGACCCCGAATTTGGAACCGGTGCGGTCTACAACTGTACCTACGGCGACGAGCAGGACGTCGTCTGGCAGAAGCGCTACAACCTGCCGGTTATCATAGCAATCAACGAGGACGGCACAATGAACGAAAACGCCGGGCCGTACAAGGGGCTGAAAACCGAGGAGGCGAGGAAGGTAATAGCCGAGGACCTCGAAAAGATGGGCCTGCTATATAAGAAGCAGAAGGTCCACCATCGCGTGCTGAGGCACACCGAGAGGAGCTCCTGTATGGCGCCCATCGAGCTGCTCCCCAAGACCCAGTGGTTCATCAGGGTGAAGGACTTCACGGACGAGATAGTGAAGGTCGCGGAGGAGATCAACTGGTACCCCGAGGACATGTTCTTGAGGCTTAAGGACTGGGCCGAGAGTATGGACTGGGACTGGGTCATCAGCAGACAGAGGGTCTTTGGAACGACGCTCCCGTTCTGGGTCTGCAAGAACGGCCACGTGGTTCCGGCGAGGGAAGAAGACCTTCCGGTTGACCCGCGCTTTGACAAACCTCCGGTCGAGAAGTGTCCGGTCTGCGGTGCCGAGCTTGAGCCCGTCACGGACGTCCTCGACTGCTGGATAGACTCAAGCATAACCCCGCTCATCATAACCCGGTGGCACGAGGCCATCAAGGGCGACGAAGAGGCCAAGCGCTGGTTCGAGCACAACTTCCCGACCGCGCTCAGGCCGCAGGGGACGGACATCATAAGGACGTGGGCCTTCTACACGATATTCAGAACCTATAAGCTAACCGGCGAGAAGCCCTGGGATGACGTCCTCATCAACGGAATGGTGGCCGGCCCGGACGGAAGGAAGATGAGCAAGAGCTACGGCAACGTCGTCGCCCCTGACGAGGTCATCCCGAAGTACGGCGCCGATGCGCTCCGCCTCTGGACCGCCCTCGCTCCGCCCGGAGAGGACCACCCGTTCAAGTGGGAGATCGTCGACTACAACTACAGGTTTTTGCAGAAGGTCTGGAACATCTACCGCTTCGCCGAGCGTCATCTGGTAGATTTTGACCCGAGCAGCGCTCCGGAGGAGCTTGAGCCGATCGACCGCTGGATACTCAGCAGGCTCCACAGGCTGATAAAGTTCGCCGCCGAGGAGATGGAGCGCTACCGCTTCAACCTGCTCACCAGAGAGCTGATGACCTTCGTCTGGCATGAGGTGGCCGACGATTACATCGAGATGATCAAGTACCGCCTCTACGGCGACGACGAGGAGAGCAAGCTGAAGGCGAAAGCGGCACTCTACGAGCTGCTTTACAACGTGATGCTCCTCCTCGCTCCGTTCGCGCCGCACATAACTGAGGAGCTCTACCAGGAGATGTTCAAGAGGCACGTTGGTGTCAAGAGCGTGCACCTCCTCGAGTGGCCGAAGTACGATGAGGGCAGGATAAGCGAGGAGGCCGAGAGGCTCGGAGAGCTCGCCCGCGAGATAGTCGGTGTCATGAGGCGCTACAAGAACAGCCACGGCCTCGCTCTGAACGCCAAGCTCAAGCACGTGGCCATCTACGCCACCGATTCCTACGAGGCCCTGAAGGCCATCGAGAAGGACATCGCCGGAACCATGAACATCGAGAAGCTGGAGATAATCCAGGGCGAGCCGGAACTTGAGGAGCGCATCATTGAGATAAAGCCCAACTTCAGGACTGTTGGCCCGCGCTACGGCAAGCTCGTGCCGAAGATCACCGCCTACCTCAAGGAGAACGCGGAAGAGGTTGCAAGGGCCCTCAAAGAGGCCGGAAAGGTCGAGTTTGAGGTGGAAGGCCAGACGGTCGAGCTGGGCAAGGAGGACATCGTGCTCAGGAAGGCAGTGTTCAGCGAGGGCGAAGAGGTCGAGACGGCAGTCGTTGGGGATGCCGTTGTGGTGTTCTTCTGA